In Anaeromyxobacter sp., the following proteins share a genomic window:
- the msrP gene encoding protein-methionine-sulfoxide reductase catalytic subunit MsrP — MAGSFRPDVKESEATPEGLWLRRREFLTLGAAGALGLAVGARARAAAGPTGQPLPVARRVDSAGGEAPTPWEDVTSYNNFYELGTDKADPARLAGSLRPRPWTVTVDGEVKRPLTLDVDALWRLFPLEERLYRHRCVEAWSMVVPWVGFPLGDLLRRVEPTSRARFAVFTTLLDPAQLPGQRRAVLDWPYQEGLRLDEALHPLTLLAVGLYGRVLPGQNGAPLRLVVPWKYGFKGAKSIVRITLTERQPTTTWVRMAPREYGFYANVNPEVDHPRWSQARERRIGEFLRRKTLPFNGYAAEVAGLYAGLDLRRSF; from the coding sequence ATGGCAGGAAGCTTTCGGCCCGACGTGAAGGAGTCCGAGGCCACGCCCGAGGGGCTGTGGCTGCGGCGGCGCGAGTTCCTCACCCTGGGGGCGGCCGGGGCCCTCGGGCTGGCCGTGGGGGCGCGGGCCCGCGCGGCCGCCGGGCCCACCGGCCAGCCGCTGCCGGTGGCGCGCCGGGTGGACTCGGCCGGCGGGGAGGCGCCCACGCCGTGGGAGGACGTCACCAGCTACAACAACTTCTACGAGCTCGGCACCGACAAGGCCGATCCGGCTCGCCTGGCCGGCTCGCTGCGACCCCGCCCCTGGACGGTCACCGTGGACGGCGAGGTGAAGAGGCCGCTGACGCTGGACGTGGACGCCCTGTGGCGCCTCTTCCCGCTGGAGGAGCGGCTCTACCGGCACCGCTGCGTGGAGGCCTGGTCGATGGTGGTGCCCTGGGTGGGCTTCCCGCTCGGCGATCTCCTGCGCCGCGTCGAGCCGACCTCGCGGGCCAGGTTCGCGGTCTTCACCACGCTCCTCGACCCCGCGCAGCTCCCCGGGCAGCGGCGCGCCGTGCTCGACTGGCCCTACCAGGAGGGGCTGCGGCTCGACGAGGCGCTCCACCCGCTCACGCTGCTGGCGGTGGGGCTCTACGGGCGGGTGCTGCCGGGCCAGAACGGCGCGCCGCTGCGCCTGGTGGTGCCGTGGAAGTACGGCTTCAAGGGGGCCAAGTCGATCGTGCGCATCACCCTCACGGAGCGGCAGCCGACCACCACCTGGGTCCGCATGGCGCCGCGGGAGTACGGCTTCTACGCCAACGTGAACCCCGAGGTGGACCACCCGCGCTGGAGCCAGGCGCGCGAGCGGCGCATCGGCGAGTTCCTGCGGCGCAAGACGCTCCCGTTCAACGGCTACGCCGCGGAGGTGGCCGGGCTCTACGCCGGCCTCGACCTGCGCCGGAGCTTCTGA
- a CDS encoding DUF429 domain-containing protein yields the protein MAGEQEITGAASAVFGRSGPPRVALPSRGTVLGLCWSGVEGAGNQIVAAKVECEPERARLTRVWRPFSDAPGRRDIRERLAPWLAEELRWAEGRLVVGVDFALSLSETHLRQLGLLRQALKGPVALGKALEERFLTEAADFTEGAARFREELGKDRFRGTDHYRAELYPPSSARTHRATFFGLVAMAGLNASFPPWDPPRGGAPVVVEVRPHHVARTLCGVGPHRDDPRDGTSRASTRATVLRTLRAAGRLEFEMELAAPIVQGEDGDHLDAVLAATGAAAAWAQGFNGVPSNVPRCEGWIHSVPEEPWRER from the coding sequence ATGGCGGGCGAGCAGGAGATCACCGGCGCGGCGAGCGCCGTCTTCGGGCGGAGCGGACCGCCGCGGGTGGCGCTGCCCTCGCGCGGCACGGTGCTCGGCCTGTGCTGGAGCGGCGTCGAGGGGGCCGGCAACCAGATCGTGGCCGCCAAGGTCGAGTGCGAGCCGGAGCGGGCACGGCTGACGCGGGTCTGGCGCCCCTTCTCCGACGCGCCCGGCCGGCGCGACATCCGCGAGCGGCTGGCGCCCTGGCTGGCCGAGGAGCTGCGCTGGGCCGAGGGCCGGCTGGTGGTGGGCGTGGACTTCGCCCTGTCGCTCTCGGAGACCCACCTGCGGCAGCTCGGACTGCTGCGCCAGGCGCTCAAGGGGCCGGTGGCCCTGGGCAAGGCGCTGGAGGAGCGGTTCCTCACCGAGGCCGCCGACTTCACCGAGGGCGCGGCGCGCTTCCGGGAGGAGCTCGGCAAGGACCGCTTCCGCGGCACCGACCACTACCGCGCCGAGCTCTACCCGCCCTCGTCGGCGCGCACCCACCGCGCCACCTTCTTCGGGCTGGTGGCGATGGCCGGCCTGAACGCCAGCTTCCCGCCCTGGGACCCGCCGCGCGGCGGCGCGCCGGTGGTGGTGGAGGTGCGGCCGCACCACGTGGCCCGCACCCTGTGCGGGGTGGGCCCCCACCGCGACGACCCGCGCGACGGCACCTCGCGCGCCTCCACCCGCGCCACCGTGCTGCGCACGCTGCGCGCCGCCGGCCGCCTCGAGTTCGAGATGGAGCTGGCCGCGCCCATCGTCCAGGGCGAGGACGGCGACCACCTCGACGCGGTCCTGGCGGCCACCGGCGCGGCGGCGGCCTGGGCCCAGGGCTTCAACGGCGTGCCCAGCAACGTGCCCCGCTGCGAGGGCTGGATCCACTCGGTCCCAGAGGAGCCGTGGCGCGAGCGGTGA
- a CDS encoding response regulator — protein MSEPIHILLVEDDLAIRETVAEVLSYEGFQVTCAANGAEALRRLDEATAQPGLILLDLMMPVMDGPAFRSAQRSDPRIAAIPVIVLSASAGAEATVDRMAPAAFLPKPFELERLLHAVDRYCVRH, from the coding sequence ATGTCAGAGCCCATTCACATCCTGCTGGTCGAAGACGACCTCGCCATCCGCGAGACGGTGGCCGAGGTGCTGTCCTACGAGGGGTTCCAGGTGACCTGCGCCGCCAACGGCGCGGAGGCGTTGCGGCGGCTCGACGAGGCCACCGCCCAGCCCGGCCTGATCCTGCTCGACCTGATGATGCCGGTGATGGACGGCCCGGCGTTCCGCTCGGCCCAGCGGAGCGATCCGCGCATCGCCGCCATCCCGGTCATCGTGCTGTCGGCCAGCGCCGGCGCGGAGGCCACGGTGGACCGCATGGCCCCGGCCGCCTTCCTGCCCAAGCCGTTCGAGCTCGAGCGCCTGCTGCACGCGGTCGACCGCTACTGCGTCCGCCACTGA
- a CDS encoding ferric reductase-like transmembrane domain-containing protein — protein MALAAVPSKAAPAVPAAPRAGPPGSPAPAPRRRWLQPLALAACAAPLLKLAADGATGGLGANPIEAGLSRLGFWTLTLLCLTLAATPLHQLAGLAWPLRLRRLLGLATFAYATLHFLWYLGVDQGLELGLVATDVVKRPFITVGFAALLLLAPLALTSTDGWVRRLGFRAWKRLHRLTYAAALLGVVHFAWRVKADRLVPSVFAAVLAALLLARLATWARRQRP, from the coding sequence ATGGCGCTGGCCGCCGTCCCCTCGAAGGCCGCACCCGCCGTGCCGGCCGCCCCGCGGGCCGGTCCGCCGGGGTCTCCGGCCCCGGCCCCGCGCCGCCGCTGGCTCCAGCCACTGGCCCTGGCCGCCTGCGCCGCGCCGCTGCTGAAGCTGGCCGCCGACGGCGCCACCGGCGGCCTGGGCGCCAACCCCATCGAGGCCGGCCTGAGCCGGCTGGGCTTCTGGACCCTCACGCTCCTGTGCCTGACCCTGGCGGCCACGCCGCTGCACCAGCTGGCCGGCCTGGCCTGGCCGCTGCGCCTGCGCCGCCTCCTCGGCCTCGCCACCTTCGCCTACGCCACCCTCCACTTCCTCTGGTACCTGGGCGTCGACCAGGGGCTGGAGCTGGGGCTGGTGGCGACCGACGTGGTGAAGCGCCCCTTCATCACGGTGGGGTTCGCGGCGCTGCTGCTGCTGGCGCCGCTGGCGCTCACCTCCACCGACGGCTGGGTGCGGCGGCTCGGCTTCCGCGCCTGGAAGCGGCTGCACCGGCTCACCTATGCGGCGGCGCTGCTCGGGGTGGTCCACTTCGCCTGGCGGGTCAAGGCGGACCGGCTGGTGCCCTCCGTCTTCGCGGCGGTGCTGGCGGCGCTGCTCCTGGCGCGGCTGGCGACCTGGGCGCGCCGTCAGAGGCCGTGA
- a CDS encoding nitrous oxide reductase accessory protein NosL — protein MKQLALAALLSLALTPLVSLAAPTDDVKAAPSCPHCGMDRAKFASSRMVIQFDDGTSAGTCSLHCAAVDLAVTLDKAPVALQVADMTGTQLIDAEKAFWVMGGGKPGVMTKRAKWAFADKAAAEAFAKEQGAALVTFEEALRASYEDMYQDTKMIREKRKMMRQKMMMEKAAGHGGEKPAEPAKH, from the coding sequence ATGAAGCAGCTCGCCCTGGCCGCGCTCCTGTCGCTGGCCCTCACCCCGCTGGTCTCCCTCGCCGCGCCCACCGACGACGTCAAGGCCGCGCCGTCCTGCCCGCACTGCGGCATGGACCGCGCGAAGTTCGCCTCCAGCCGCATGGTCATCCAGTTCGACGACGGCACCTCGGCCGGCACCTGCTCGCTGCACTGCGCCGCGGTGGACCTGGCGGTCACCCTCGACAAGGCCCCGGTGGCCCTGCAGGTGGCCGACATGACCGGCACGCAGCTGATCGACGCCGAGAAGGCCTTCTGGGTCATGGGCGGCGGCAAGCCGGGCGTCATGACCAAGCGGGCCAAGTGGGCCTTCGCCGACAAGGCGGCCGCCGAGGCCTTCGCCAAGGAGCAGGGCGCCGCGCTGGTGACCTTCGAGGAGGCCCTGCGCGCCTCCTACGAGGACATGTACCAGGACACCAAGATGATCCGCGAGAAGCGGAAGATGATGCGCCAGAAGATGATGATGGAGAAGGCGGCCGGCCACGGCGGCGAGAAGCCGGCCGAGCCCGCCAAGCACTGA
- a CDS encoding uracil-DNA glycosylase yields MRSPAAGRTEAALRRLQRELAAFHPPGFGPTVHGPPVVSGVFLLGQAPGPHEAALGRPFAWTAGKTLFRWLERATGAGEALVRERVYISAVARGFPGKARGGGDRVPTPDEIALWRPFVAREVALLRPRLVVPIGRLAIGEVLGERPLAEVVGRSFEVTWHGVATQVVPLPHPSGASTWYKVEPGRALTERALELLGRHPELRRCLAAPGRP; encoded by the coding sequence GTGAGGTCGCCGGCGGCCGGTCGCACCGAGGCGGCGCTGCGACGCCTGCAGCGCGAGCTGGCGGCGTTCCACCCGCCCGGGTTCGGCCCCACCGTGCACGGGCCGCCGGTGGTGAGCGGCGTCTTCCTCCTCGGCCAGGCCCCCGGGCCGCACGAGGCGGCGCTGGGCCGGCCGTTCGCCTGGACCGCCGGCAAGACGCTCTTCCGCTGGCTGGAGCGGGCCACCGGCGCCGGCGAGGCGCTGGTGCGGGAGCGGGTCTACATCTCGGCGGTGGCGCGCGGCTTCCCAGGCAAGGCCAGGGGCGGCGGCGATCGCGTGCCCACCCCCGACGAGATCGCGCTGTGGCGCCCCTTCGTGGCGCGCGAGGTGGCGCTGCTCCGCCCGCGGCTGGTGGTGCCCATCGGCCGGCTGGCCATCGGCGAGGTGCTGGGCGAGCGCCCGCTGGCCGAGGTGGTCGGGCGCTCGTTCGAGGTGACCTGGCACGGCGTCGCCACCCAGGTGGTGCCGCTGCCGCACCCCTCCGGCGCGTCCACCTGGTACAAGGTCGAGCCCGGCCGCGCCCTCACCGAGCGCGCCCTCGAGCTGCTGGGGCGCCACCCGGAGCTGCGGCGCTGCCTGGCGGCCCCGGGGCGCCCGTGA